A window of Longimicrobium sp. genomic DNA:
CCAGGGTGACCAGCTCGCCCGCGAGACGGACGTCCTCGCGGCGGGCCGACACGGTGGCGGCCGCGCGCTCGGCCGTCACGTACGCCAGCGCGGCGCGCGCGCCCGACGTCTCGGACGCCGTCGACACCTCCGCCTGCGTTCCCGCCGCGGCGGCGCGGACGGCGCGCACGCGCGCCACGCCCGCGGGGTCGAACAGCGCCGTCGAGGCGCGCAGGCGCGCGTCGAACACGTCCACGGGGCCGATCTTGGGGTTCAGCGACTCGCCGGGAGGAAGCGGCAGCGCGAACCCGAAGGTCTCCAGGTTCTGCGTGCGCCGGTCCTCGCTCACCGCGGCCGACAGGGTGGGGAGCAGGGCGCCGCGGGCCTCGCGGATCCGCTCCTCCGCCTCGCCGGCACGCAGGCCGGCGATGCGCACGCCGGGCGCGGTGTCGGCCGCGACCGCCACGGCGCGCGAAAGGGTCAGGGTCACGGGCGGCGCGGTGTCCTGCGCGGCCGCCGTGCCCGCCATGAGCGCCAGCGCGGCCAGGGCCGCGGGCGCGATCTCAAGCTTCATCGGTGTCGTTCTCCGTCTCCGGCTCCTTCGCCAGTCCGCGAAGGAAAAGGTCCATGTGGAGCTTCAGGTAGCGGTCCATGTCCCACCCGTCGGGGTCGTGCTGCATCATGGAGCGCTTGTAGATGGACGCGTTCGCCAGCGGCGCGATGGCCAGCCGGGCCGCGTCGGTCACGTGCACCGGGCGGAACTCGCCGCTGTCGATCCCGCGCTGGATGGCCGCCTGGAAGATGCGGCGCCCGCGGACCACCACGTGCTCCACGTAGTACTGGGCCAGGTGCGGGAAGTTGGCGGCCTCGCCCGTCATCAGCTTGCTCAGGCAGGCCACGCGCTGGCTTCCCATCAGCTCCCACCACCCCTGCAGCAGCGTGCGGATCAGGTCGGCGGCCGACCCGGTGCTCCGGGCCAGCATTCGCTCGCCGGTCTCGATGTTGGGCCCCATCATCTCCTCCACCACCGCGCGGAAGAGGTCTTCCTTGCTGGGGAAGTAGAGGTACACGGTGCCCTTGGTCACGCCGGCGCGCTTCGCAATCTCGTCCATGCGGGTGGCCGCGAAGCCCTTCTCCACGAACAGGTCCAGCGCCGCCTCCACGATCTCGCCGGGGCGCGCCTCGCTGCGCCGCCGCCAGCGCGGGGCGTCCTGCTCGGGGTCCTGCTCCGCCTCGTTCAGCCGTCCCTCGGTGTCTGCGCTCATTCCGGGTACCGCTCTTGTGGGTAGATAACTGACTGGTCAGTAAGATACGGATTTCGTTGCCGCAGTCAAGGGCAAACCGGAAGTCGCGTCCGGGATTGAAGATGGGGATTCCGGGCGATGAAAAGATCGTCGGAAGATCGGGGTCGAAGGGTGGAGATGGAGAGATCAAGGATGGCGAAGATGGAGAGATCGAAGATCGTGGAGATGGAGGATTGGGAAGGATCGGGACCGCGCGGATGCGCAGGGCCCCTCGTCCAAACGGTCATCCCTTCGCCAAGCGAGATTCCCGACACGCGCGTGTGGGACCAATCCGCGCACGCCGGGGAAGCCCGCGCAAGTCGGTGACGCTTCACCGCTTGACACCACCGAAAAGTCCGTTTACGATCACACTGCCATAGTGAGCATCGTTCAGGCGCGATCCGCGCCCTGGCCATCCGCGCGGCCCTCCGGCCGGCGTTTCCTTCCGTCCCCACGCGGACGACCGCTTCTCCCGCCGCCCCCTGCCGGGCGGCCCGCACGTTTCCTTGGCGGCAGCCGGGCAATTCCGCCGGCGCCCGCCGGACAAGGTGGGGCCCTCCCCGCCTCTCTCTCCCTCTCCCCAGGAGGTTCTCCATGGACCCGCAAGCCCCCCGCACCGAGAATCCCGCCGGCGGTCCCATGTACCAGGCGCCCGTTCCGGCTCCGACCTATGCCGGTCCCGGCGGCGCGCCCGGCCAGCCGGACATCGTGAAGCGCGGGATCGCGGCGTTCATCGACTTCGCCATCATCGGCGCGGCGAACGCCTTCATGACCCTCGTGCTCAGCATCGCGCTGGGGTGGATCGGGGCGATGGTGGCGGCCGCCGTGGCCACCGCGCTGGTGCTGGGGCGCGACATCGTCATCGAGAACCGCTCGCTGGGCAAGAAGCTGCTGGGCCTTGCCGTGGTGCGGGCGGACGGAAGCCCCATCACCCTCCAGGAGTCCATCCGCCGCAACGCCACGCTGGCCATCGGCACGGCGGTGGGAATCCTGGGCGCCGTGCCCCTCCTGGGGCTGCTGGCCATCCCGCTGTACCTGGTGGCCGCGGCCGTGGGCTTCTACGAGATCTACCTCGTGGCCAGCAGCAAGCCGCGCCTGGGCGACAACCTGGCCGGCGGCACCCGCGTGGTCTTCCAGGGGCAGCCCGCGATCGCGTTCTGACGCCACGGCTCCTCCCGGGGACGCCACCGCCGCAGTCCGAGCGCCCGTCCCGCCTGCCGGGGCGGGCGCTCGCTTCCCTCCCACCACCCGGCTCACTCCCCAATTGTCGCGTTCCGCGCGGCACGCGATGCAGAAAATCCTTGCTTCCCGCGTACGTAGCGAGCACTTTGGGTTCGTTGCATGCGTGGGTCCCCTTCGCTCCTACCCTCCGGAGAAAATCAGATGAGCATCAGCACTGGCGGAACACACCGGCCTGCCCCCAGCGACCCGCACAGGACGGTGAGCTGCCGCGGCGCCAGGCACAATCCGCCGCAGAACGGCACCGGCGGGTCCACCACGCCCCCGGATGACTACGAGGTTTCGTTCTATCCCGGCTTCGCCAGCCACGTGCACGTGAACGAGCACGAGGTGTACGCCGAGACGCCGGGGAGCCCGTTCGTCCTTCCCAGCGGGTGCGAAGAGCCGTGGAGCAGCAGCGCGGTCACCATCCGCAACACCGCGAAGAACTTCAACGTCACCCTGCACATCGACGACCCGCAGCACATGATCCACCGCATCCACGTGGAACTGCTGGACCCCGCCAGCAAGAAGCAGCTGAAGTCCGCCGAGCGCGGCGCGGTGACGGCGTACCAGACCGCCCCCAAGCCCGACACGATCGTCGTCACCAACACCCCCACCCTGTGCCCGCCGGAATGCTGATGGCCGCCCTTGCACCGCACGTGGTGCGATCGCTGTCGATGCAGCTGGTGTTCGCCACGCTCACGCTGGGCTTCGGCATCCTGGCGCTGCGGGTGGCGCCGCGCCCCGGGCGCAACGTGCGCCTGGGCGCGTGGCACCTCGCGGGCGTCACCTTCACCACCATCGGCGCGATCGCCACGGTGGTGGACGTGCTGGCCATTCCCGCGGCGGTGCAGGGCTCCGGCCGGTTCTTCGACTTCTTCCTGCACGCCAGCACCATCGGCAACGACGCGCGCGGGTTCGCGGTGTTCGGCTTCGCGCTGGCGCTGACGGACATGATGGTGCGCCGCAGACCCGCGCCGCCGCGCCGGGTGGTGATCTGGGGGATGGTGGGGCTCCTGGCCGTCGGCGCGGGCGTCGGCGTGCTGGAGGGCGCGTTCGTCGGCTCCCGCCAGCACTCCGTGATCGCGCTGGTGAGCGGGGCCACGGTGGTGGCGCTCTTCGCCGCGCTGTACGCGGGGATGGTGAGCAACTCCATCGACTGGCACCTGTGGGTGGCGCTGGGGATCTACGCGGTGCGCGAGGCGCTGGCCTCGGTGATCTCGGCGGCGCGCGCGGCGGGGTACATCGCCAACGAGTGGAAGCCCTCGGCGGTATGGATCTTTCCGCTGGGGATGGCGTCGGTGCTGGTCATGCTGTGGTGCACGCTGGTGAGGCTGGGCGTGGCCCGCGGCACCGACGCGCCGGGGCTGCTGGAGCGCCTGCGAGGCTGAACCCCTTCCTGATACGCAATCTGTTACCCTGCAACGGCATACCCTTGCCGCGGCGCCCTGCCGCGCCCATTTTTCGCGCGCCGCAGGTTTCCTTCCCTTCCTGTCCCACGTTTTGGAGGATCGTATGTCGGACGGCCACATCACCGCCGAGCTCAACAACTACACCGTCACCTTCCATCCCGCGTTCGCCAGCCGCTGCGCCGTGACCGGCGACGACGGCGAGTGCGAGGTGTACAAGCAGGCCAAGCCGCACAAGCTGAACGGCCAGGGCCACCCCAAGAAGCACACGATCCGGCTGCAGGGCGGCAAGTACGGGCGCGACATCACCCTCGAGGTGCACGACCCCAAGCACGCCATCAAGCAGGTGCACCTGGAGCTGTACGGCGACCGCGACCCCAGCCACATCGGCGACAGCCGCGTGGAGTACCCCGCCGTCGAGTCCTTCACCGCGCTGAACACCGCCGAGCTCTGCCCGCCGATGTGCGACGACGGCACGGGCGACGGCACCAAGCCCTGACCCCGGGACCATGCTCGTCTATTCGCTCCAGCTGGTCGGAAGTCTCTTGCTGCTGATGACGGGGGCCGCGGCGCTTGCCGTGGGCCTCCGTGCCCGTTCCGGCGACGCGTACCACGCGGCGGCGTGGCGCGCGACGGGCGCGACCTTCCTGGCCGAGGGCGTCAGCGTCACCACGCAGAACGCGTTCGGCGGCGCCGCGATGCACGCCGGCGGCACGTCGTCGCTGATGAAGGCGTACCTGGCCTGGCTGCCGGTGTTCAACCACAGCCGCACCTTCATGGTCACCGGCGCGCTGCTGGCGCTGGCGTGGCTCGCGCTGCACCGCGGCGCGCCCGGGCCGCGCTTCTGGACCGGGCTGGTGGCGCTCCTCTGCCTGGGCACGGCGGTCGGTGCCGCGCTGGGGGTGCGCGAGGGCTCGTTCACGCGCACCGGGCACGTGACGGCGCTGGCGGGATGGGACCTGATGGAGCTGCTGGTGATCCTTCCCGTGCTCTTCCTGCTGCTGGTGAAGAACCGCGTGGACCGGCTGCTGTGGGCGCTCCTGGGCGCCTACGCGGCCAGCCTTGCGCTGGGGATCTTCTGGTTCCTGGTGCTCGGGCAGATCGCCCCGGGATGGACGCCGTCGAACTGGTCGCGGGTGGCCGTGCGCGACGCGCTGTACGTGGGGATGGCCGCCGCGGCGCTCTTCCGGTGGCTGGCCGTACGCAGGGGCAGGGAGGTGCACGGGATGCTGGGGCCGCCGCCGCTGCGCGTCTCCATGATCCGGTAGCATCCGTCGGCGCAGGGAAGAAGCAAGCGGCGGCGCGGGAGACCGATCTCCCGCGCCGCCGCTTTCTCATCTCCATCCTCCGTCATCTCCCGCCTACGGCCACTCGCGGCGCCAGAGGAGGAGGCCGGCGAGGGCGAGCCAGAAAACGCCGTACCCGGCCGCGAAGGAGACGGGCGCCCAGGGAGAGCCGCCGGTGACGACCAGGTCGTACGCGTCGCGCAGCGCCAGGTGCGGCGGGAGGACGAACGACACGGCCTGGCGGAGGAGGAAGGGCCCGGGAGGCGCGAGCTGGGCCTCCTCGAACATCCCCAGAATGCCCAGCCAGAGGTCGGTGAGGAAGTAGATCGACAGCACCATCGCTCCGTCGCCGACGGGGAGGACGACGGAGAAGAAGGCCAGCACCGCGCCGTAGATGAGCGCGAAGAGCGCCGGCTGCGCCAGCGAGCCCACGCCCGCCCGGATCTCGCCCCACGCGGCCAGCTGCGCCAGGATGAAGAACGCGCAGACGATCAGCATGGTCACCGCGTAGGCGACGGTCCAGCGCAGCGCGTAGAACGACACCGGCCGCGTGGGATGCGAGAAGTAGATGCGGAAGTACCCGCGCCGCCGGTCGCCGGAGATGAAGTCGGTGAGCAGCACCAGCATGGACGCGGCGGCCAGGTTCGCCAGGGTGAAGGCGATCTCGCCGGGCGGCACGTAGTCGGCCGAGCCGGCGGCGGCGTGCACGTGGAAGCTGGGCTCGATGAGGTAGAAGCCCAGGCAGACCACGGCCACCGCCACGATCCGCCAGCGCAGCTGCCAGAGGTAGAGGGTGATCACGGGCGCCCCTTTCCGCGCTTGCGCACCTCGCGGAAGCGCTGCTCCAGCGTCTCGCGCTCGGGTGCCAGCGCGCGCAGCGCCACGCCGCGGGCCAGGAGCGCGGCCACGCGGCGGTCCAGGTCTTCCACGTCCGCCGGCTGCACGCGGAAGGAGAGGGGCGAGCCCTCCTCGGCCACCGCGTCGGGGAAGCAGGCGAGCACGGCCTGCGCGGCGTGCGGCGTGGAGTCCACGACGATGCGGTAGGCGGGGAACCGGGCCTCGGCGGCGCGCAGATCGATGACCTCGCGCACCTGCCCGGCCACCAGCACGGCCACGCGGTCGGCGGTGCGCTCCAGCTCGTTCAGGTCGTGCGAGGAGATCAGCGCCACGCGCCCCGGCGACGCCGCGCGCCACTCGGCCACGATGGCTCGCAGCTCGGCCACCCACTCGGGGTCCAGCCCGCTGGTGGGCTCGTCCAGCACCATCACCTCGCGCTCGCCGAGGAGCGCCTGGCCGATCGCCACGCGCTGCAGCATTCCCTTGGAAAGCTCCCGGATCTTCCGCCCCTCCGTCCCGTCCATCCCCACCCGCTTCAGCGCCGCCCCGATCTTCGGCGCGGGATCGTCCAGCTCGCCGAGCGAGGCGAAGTAGCGCATGGCGAAGCCCACCGTCCACGACTCGGGGATGGTGGGGAGTTCGGGGACATAGGCCACGCCGCGGCTCTGGGCCCACGCGCGCGGCTCCATCCCCCCGATGCGCACGGTGCCGCGGGTGGGGCGGAGATAGCCCAGCAGGAGCTTGATGAGCGTGCTCTTTCCCGCGCCGTTGGGGCCCACCACGCCCATGACGGTGCCGGGCGGCACGTGCAGCGACACCCCGTCCAGCGCATGGACGCGGTTCTTCCGCGCGGTACCAAGCCAGCCGCGATATTCTTTCGCCACGTTGTCCAGGTGGATCATGGGCGGGACGGTACGCCGGGGCGTGGCGGGGCGCAAGGATGCGGGATGGGGATTAAGGAAGTGCTAAGTCCTAAGTCCTAAGTCCTAGGTGCTGAGTGCTGAGTGCTGAGGGCCAAGTTCGCGCGCCGCATCCGCATCGCGCCCTCTCCGGCCGGCCGAGGCCGTCCACCTCTCCCGTACCGGGAGAGGTAGCTTCCCCACCATTGGTGCGGAACCGCGATGCCGCCACTCCCCGCACCGAAATGATGTCCGCGAAGGCGGACTGCGTGCCGTTGTAGCCGCGACTTCAGTCGCATTTTCCCCCACACAGATGCCGATTTTCCACGCACTCAGCACTCAGCACTCAGCACTCACACTTGGCACTTGGCGCTTGGCACCAGACACTTTCCCCCTCACCGCCCCGCCGCCGCCCCCGTGACGTACGCCGTTCCGTGGCGGTCCAGGCGGTCCAGCACGATCTGCACGGCATTGCGGTAGCCGATGATGCGGTCGATGCTGTGGCCGTCGTAGCGTGGATCGTACGGGCTGACGTTGGGGCCGCCGCTGACCTCGAGCACGGCGGGATGGTCGTAGCGCACCACGCGGCCCGACTTCGGATCGCGCCAGGCGCCGTGCCACGCGAGCGGGCGGTTGCGCGGCCACACGCCCAGCGGGAGCGCGAAGGTGGTGATGCGGTAGCCGGGCACGGCGGAGTCCACCGCCATGGCCAGACGCGCGATCTGCTCCTGGATGAACGCGTCGGAATAGCGGTCCAGCCGCGCGTGCCACTGCGTGTGATTGCAGATCTCGAAGCCGCTGCGCACCAGGAAGCGGAGCTTGGGGTACCGCCACGCCGTCTTCTGCCCCTGGATGTTGCCGTTGCCGAAGAACGAGCCCCCCGCGTCGCCCGCGCTCAGCACGCAGAAGGTGGCCGCGTTGCGCCACCCCGGGTGCGTGGCGGTGAAGCGTGTCCAGATGCCCACGGCGCTGGTGGGGTCGATCTCCAGCCTTCCCCCCGCGCGCTCGATGTAGCGGAACTGCGACGGGCTGGCGTCGTCGAACACGGCCACGAACGGCTTGTACCCGGCGGGGAGCACCGCGTCCATCCGCCGGCCGTTCATCTCCGCCACGGTAACGGGGCGGTAGCCGCGGCGGTACAGCAGCTCCAGGTCGCGCTGCAGCTCCCCCGGCGTATGGTGGAACTCGGTGGGCCCCGCGGCGATCACGTGGTACTCGAACACGGGGACGTACCCCATCCGGTTGGGCGCGAACGGCCCCCGCTGCGCGTCCGGCGTCCGCGCATCCGCCGAATTGCAGGCGGCGAGCAGGAGGGCGAGCAGCGGCGTGATGTTCATCTTCATCTTCATCTTCGTCTTAAATCCTTCGAACTGCTGAACTTCACGCGGAGGCGCGGAGGCACGGAGAACTCACCGTGCGTTCTCCGTGCCTCCGCGTCTCCGTGCCTCCGTGTGCAGCCGATCGGTTCAGGATTCCGGGACGTTCAGGCGGAGCTCGTCGAGCCAGACCACGGCCTCGCTGTCGCTGGGCGCGCGCCAGTCGCCGCGAGGGGAGAGCGAGCCGCCGGAGCCGACCTTGGGGCCGTTGGGCATGGCCGAGCGCTTGAACTGGCTGGTCTTGAAGAAGCGCCAGGCGAACACCTCCAGCCAGCGCCGGATCGTCGCCAGGTCGTACTGGTGGCGCTTCTCCGTCGGCACCAGCGCGGGCCAGGCACCGCGCTCTTTATCCCCCCACGCGTGCAGCGCCAGGAACGCCACCTTGCTGGGCCGGAAGCCGAAGCGCGTGACGTAGTAGGTGTTGAAGTCCTGCAGCTCGTACGGCCCGATCACCTCTTCCGTCTTCTGCGCCGGCGCCGAGGTGTCTGCCGCGCCCTCGGCGTGCGGCACCAGCTCGGGGCTGATCTCGGTGTCGACGATGGCCTGCAGCACGCGCCCGGTCTCGTCGTCGAACTGCCGGCTCCCGATCACCCAGCGGATCAGGTACTGGATGAGCGTCTTGGGCACAGAGGCGTTCACGTTGTAGTGCGACATCTGGTCGCCCACGCCGTACGTGGCCCACCCCAGCGCCAGCTCGCTCAGGTCCCCCGTCCCCAGCACCAGCCCGTTCTGGTAGTTGGCCAGGCGGAAGAGGTGCGAGGTGCGCTCCCCCGCCTGCACGTTCTCGAAGGTCACGTCGTACACCGGCTCGCCGGACGCGAACGGATGCCCCAGGTCCTTCAGCATCTGCGTCGAGCTGGGGCGGATGTCGATCTCCCCCGCGGTCACGCCCAGCGCGCGCATCAAGGCCCACGCGTTCCCCTTCGTTCCCGAGCTGGTGGCGAAGCCGGGCATGGTGTAGGCCAGGATGTTGGTGCGCGGCAATCCCAGCCGGTCCATCGTCCGCGCGGCCACGATGAGCGCCTGGGTGCTGTCCAGCCCGCCGGAGACGCCGATCACGATCTTCTGGATCCCCGTGGCGGTCAGGCGCTTCATCAGGCCGTGCACCTGGATGTTGTACGCCTCGAAGCAGCGCTGGTCCAGCACCGCCGGGTCGTCGGGGACGTAGGGGAAGCGCGGCACCTTGCGCTCCAGCGCCATCCCGGCGGCGGCGGGGACGGCGAACTCGAACGGCACCGCGCGGATCTCGCGGATGCGGTCGCGGTAGGCGCCCACGGTGTCGTTGAACGAGTTCATCCGCATGCGGTCCTGCGCCAGCCGCTCGAGGTCGACGTCGCCCGCGATCACCTGCTCCTCGTCGGCGAAGCGGCGGCTCTCGGAGATCAGCTCGCCGTTCTCGAAGATCATCGAGTGCCCGTCCCACGCCAGGTCGGTGGTCGACTCGCCCGGCCCGGCGGCGGAGTACAGGTAGGCGCAGACGCAGGTGCCGCTCTGCGCGGCGCACAGCTCGCGGCGGTACTCGGCCTTGCCCACGGTGATGTTGCTGGCGCTCAGGTTGGCGATCACCGTGGCCCCGGCCAGCGCCAGCCAGGTGCTGGGGGGGATGGGCACCCACACGTCCTCGCAGATCTCCACCGCCAGCCGGAATCCGTCCACGTTCACCGCGTCGAACACCAGGTCGTTGCCGAAGGGCACGACCTGCCCCAGGAAGCGCACCTCGCGCGACGCGGCCATGCGCCCGGAGGTGAACTGCCGCTTCTCGTAGAACTCGCGGTAGTTGGGGAGATAGCTCTTGGGAACGATGCCCAGCACGCGGCCGCGGTAGACGACCACGGCGCAGTTGAAGAGCTTGCCCTCGAAGAGCAGCGGCGCGCCGACCAGCAGCACGGGGGTGAGCGACACGCTCTCGCGGACGATGCGGGCCAGCGCCTGCACCGTGGCGTCGAGGAGCGCGCTCTGGTGGAACAGGTCGTCGTTGCTGTACGCGCTGATGCCCAGCTCGGGGAAGAGCGCCACCGCCGCGTTCAGCTCCGAGGCGCGGCGCGCCAGCCCCAGCGTGCGCTCGGCGTTGAACGCCGGGTCCGCCACGCGCACGTGCGGAATGCAAACGGCCGCGCGCACGAAGCCGTGCGAGTACGGGTTGTGGAAGGGTCGATCCATCGCGCGCGTTCGTCCGGTTGAGGTCCCTCTGCAACTTGGACCTGCGCACCGGCAGGCGCAATCGGCGGACCGGGTAAGAACGGCGGTGCGGGCGAGAATTTCAGTCCAAAACAAACTATAGTTTGTCTCGGATGACTTATAGAACAAACTATAGGTTGACAGGACACCCGAGGAAGACAACCGCGGACGGGGGCGACGTCGGGCCGCTGATCGCATTCTTGCGGCTGACACCCGCCGCACCGATACGTCTCGCCACTTCCTCTCCCGCGCCCACCGGTTCGCATCTTGCCGGAGAGGCGGGGTTCGTAGCCCCACCCCACACGCGATGCGTGCCCCGAGCAAGACGGCGGATGTCTGGACTGGAAAACCTGCTCGCCGGCAAGACACTGGTGAAGCGGTACCGGATCGAGGAAGTGATCGGGCTGGGCGGGTTCGCGGCGGTGTACCGCGCCGAGGACCTGCGCCTGGGCCGCCCCGTGGCCGTAAAGATCATCACCCTGGCGGCGGACGACGCGGCCGCGCGCGAGCGGCTGCGCGAGCGCTTCGAGCGCGAGGCGCGCGCCGCGGCCAGCCTGCCGCACCACCCCAACGTGATCACCGTCCACGACTTCGGCACCGACCCGGAGCTGGGGCTGGACTTTCTGGTGATGGAGCTGCTGAAGGGCGAGAACCTGGCGCAGCTGTTCAAGCGCGAGGGGCGCCCGCCGCACGACGTGGCGCTGGCCATCCTGCGCGACGCGTCGGAGGGGATCGCGGTGGGGCACGCGGCGGGAATCATCCACCGCGACGTGAAGCCGGGGAACATCTTCCTGGCCGAGCCGCACGACGACGATCCGTTCCGCGTGTGCGTGCTGGATTTCGGCATCGCCCGCATCGCCACCGACGACCCGGAGCTCACGCGCACCATCGGCGCCGAGAACCCGCTCACCGCCGCGTACGCCGCGCCCGAGCAGATGCGCGGCGACCACCACCTGACGCCCGCGGCCGACGTGTTCAGCCTGGGCGTGGTGGGCTACCAGCTGTTCACGGGCGAGAAGCCGTTCGGCGGCGCGGAGGGGCGGCGGGGGCGCGGGCGCGAGCCGGTGCGCCCCATCCACGAGCTGAACCCGCAGGTGCCGCCCGCGGTGGAGCGGGTGATCGAGCGGGCGATGTCGGAGGATCCGGAGCAGCGCTACCCCGACGCGGGCGCCTTCGCCGAGGCGCTGGACGCGGCGGCGAGGGAGGACGACGGCACCATCCTGGCCCCCGTGGGCCTTGGCGCGGCCGCGGCGATGGACGACGACCGTACCATCATCGCCCCTACCCCGCCGCCCGCGACGGTGCGCCCGCCCGCGCCGGAGCCCGTCGTCCAGCGCGCGCCGGAGCCGGGGCCGCGCATGGCGCCGGCCGCCGCGCCGCGCCGCAGCCGCGCGCCGATGCTCCTCCTCCTGCTCCTCCTCCTCGCCGGGGGCGCGGCGGCGGCGGTGTGGGGGATGGGACGCCGGAACGGGTCGCCCGACCGGAATCGACCGGACACGGGTGCCGCTCCGGCACCCGCACCCGCGGAAGACGAAGGCGGCGACAACGGCCCGGTGACGTCGCCCGCGCCCGCGCCGCCCCCGTCGTCCAGCGATGGCGGTGTGTCCCCATCCTCGCCCGACGGCTCCGGCCAGCAGACGGACGGCGGCGGCGCGGACAACACCGGCGGCGACGGTGGCGCTCAGCCGCTCCCGCCGATCGTCCGCACGCCGGGGATCGCGCCGCAGCCGGCGCCCGCGCCGGCACCGGTGCCGCCCGCGGCCCCGTCGCCCGCGCCCAGCGCGCCGCCCTCGGCACCGCCCTCGCAGCCCACGCCCCGGCCTTCGCCGCCGCCCGCGCCGGTGCCGGCACCGCCGCCGCCGCCACCTCCGCCGCCACCTCCCCCGCCGCCGCCGCCGGTGCAGGTGCCCATCCCGGTGCCGCAGGTGCCCGCGCCGAACCCGAACGCGCCGCGCGACACCATCGTCATCCCCACCAACCCGACGCCGCGGTAGGCACCGGCGGCTGGCGGGGCGCCGGGCGGCGCGCGAGATTCGGCGGAATCACCCGAACTCGCGCGCTGCTCCGGCGGCGCATCATCCCCCTGCGCTCCGCATCTCCATGCTCCGCACGCTCGTCCATCGCATCCTGCCCGCCGCGGTCGGGGCCGCGCTCGCGCTCGCACCGTCCGCCGTCCGCGC
This region includes:
- a CDS encoding TetR/AcrR family transcriptional regulator; translation: MSADTEGRLNEAEQDPEQDAPRWRRRSEARPGEIVEAALDLFVEKGFAATRMDEIAKRAGVTKGTVYLYFPSKEDLFRAVVEEMMGPNIETGERMLARSTGSAADLIRTLLQGWWELMGSQRVACLSKLMTGEAANFPHLAQYYVEHVVVRGRRIFQAAIQRGIDSGEFRPVHVTDAARLAIAPLANASIYKRSMMQHDPDGWDMDRYLKLHMDLFLRGLAKEPETENDTDEA
- a CDS encoding RDD family protein; translation: MDPQAPRTENPAGGPMYQAPVPAPTYAGPGGAPGQPDIVKRGIAAFIDFAIIGAANAFMTLVLSIALGWIGAMVAAAVATALVLGRDIVIENRSLGKKLLGLAVVRADGSPITLQESIRRNATLAIGTAVGILGAVPLLGLLAIPLYLVAAAVGFYEIYLVASSKPRLGDNLAGGTRVVFQGQPAIAF
- a CDS encoding ABC transporter ATP-binding protein, producing the protein MIHLDNVAKEYRGWLGTARKNRVHALDGVSLHVPPGTVMGVVGPNGAGKSTLIKLLLGYLRPTRGTVRIGGMEPRAWAQSRGVAYVPELPTIPESWTVGFAMRYFASLGELDDPAPKIGAALKRVGMDGTEGRKIRELSKGMLQRVAIGQALLGEREVMVLDEPTSGLDPEWVAELRAIVAEWRAASPGRVALISSHDLNELERTADRVAVLVAGQVREVIDLRAAEARFPAYRIVVDSTPHAAQAVLACFPDAVAEEGSPLSFRVQPADVEDLDRRVAALLARGVALRALAPERETLEQRFREVRKRGKGRP
- a CDS encoding polysaccharide deacetylase family protein — its product is MKMNITPLLALLLAACNSADARTPDAQRGPFAPNRMGYVPVFEYHVIAAGPTEFHHTPGELQRDLELLYRRGYRPVTVAEMNGRRMDAVLPAGYKPFVAVFDDASPSQFRYIERAGGRLEIDPTSAVGIWTRFTATHPGWRNAATFCVLSAGDAGGSFFGNGNIQGQKTAWRYPKLRFLVRSGFEICNHTQWHARLDRYSDAFIQEQIARLAMAVDSAVPGYRITTFALPLGVWPRNRPLAWHGAWRDPKSGRVVRYDHPAVLEVSGGPNVSPYDPRYDGHSIDRIIGYRNAVQIVLDRLDRHGTAYVTGAAAGR
- a CDS encoding NAD(+) synthase, with amino-acid sequence MDRPFHNPYSHGFVRAAVCIPHVRVADPAFNAERTLGLARRASELNAAVALFPELGISAYSNDDLFHQSALLDATVQALARIVRESVSLTPVLLVGAPLLFEGKLFNCAVVVYRGRVLGIVPKSYLPNYREFYEKRQFTSGRMAASREVRFLGQVVPFGNDLVFDAVNVDGFRLAVEICEDVWVPIPPSTWLALAGATVIANLSASNITVGKAEYRRELCAAQSGTCVCAYLYSAAGPGESTTDLAWDGHSMIFENGELISESRRFADEEQVIAGDVDLERLAQDRMRMNSFNDTVGAYRDRIREIRAVPFEFAVPAAAGMALERKVPRFPYVPDDPAVLDQRCFEAYNIQVHGLMKRLTATGIQKIVIGVSGGLDSTQALIVAARTMDRLGLPRTNILAYTMPGFATSSGTKGNAWALMRALGVTAGEIDIRPSSTQMLKDLGHPFASGEPVYDVTFENVQAGERTSHLFRLANYQNGLVLGTGDLSELALGWATYGVGDQMSHYNVNASVPKTLIQYLIRWVIGSRQFDDETGRVLQAIVDTEISPELVPHAEGAADTSAPAQKTEEVIGPYELQDFNTYYVTRFGFRPSKVAFLALHAWGDKERGAWPALVPTEKRHQYDLATIRRWLEVFAWRFFKTSQFKRSAMPNGPKVGSGGSLSPRGDWRAPSDSEAVVWLDELRLNVPES
- a CDS encoding serine/threonine-protein kinase, which produces MSGLENLLAGKTLVKRYRIEEVIGLGGFAAVYRAEDLRLGRPVAVKIITLAADDAAARERLRERFEREARAAASLPHHPNVITVHDFGTDPELGLDFLVMELLKGENLAQLFKREGRPPHDVALAILRDASEGIAVGHAAGIIHRDVKPGNIFLAEPHDDDPFRVCVLDFGIARIATDDPELTRTIGAENPLTAAYAAPEQMRGDHHLTPAADVFSLGVVGYQLFTGEKPFGGAEGRRGRGREPVRPIHELNPQVPPAVERVIERAMSEDPEQRYPDAGAFAEALDAAAREDDGTILAPVGLGAAAAMDDDRTIIAPTPPPATVRPPAPEPVVQRAPEPGPRMAPAAAPRRSRAPMLLLLLLLLAGGAAAAVWGMGRRNGSPDRNRPDTGAAPAPAPAEDEGGDNGPVTSPAPAPPPSSSDGGVSPSSPDGSGQQTDGGGADNTGGDGGAQPLPPIVRTPGIAPQPAPAPAPVPPAAPSPAPSAPPSAPPSQPTPRPSPPPAPVPAPPPPPPPPPPPPPPPPVQVPIPVPQVPAPNPNAPRDTIVIPTNPTPR